A window from Dehalobacter sp. DCA encodes these proteins:
- a CDS encoding FeoA family protein, with product MDATFLTMDKIPVNSNARIVNIHMDAVLRKKLTDMGLVKGTEFKVDGQAPLGDPMKINLRGYHLAIRKSDARKIQVEKI from the coding sequence ATGGACGCTACCTTCCTTACAATGGACAAGATACCCGTAAACTCGAATGCCAGAATTGTCAATATACACATGGATGCCGTATTAAGAAAAAAACTGACAGATATGGGCCTGGTCAAAGGGACAGAATTTAAAGTTGACGGCCAAGCTCCGTTGGGGGACCCTATGAAGATTAATCTGAGAGGATATCATCTGGCTATCCGTAAAAGCGACGCCAGGAAAATTCAGGTTGAGAAGATTTGA